Below is a genomic region from candidate division SR1 bacterium Aalborg_AAW-1.
CGAGAAGAATTTAAAGCTGATCTTGATTATCTGAAGAAGAGACAAAAATGGGATGAATATGAAAGTAAACTTATTGAATGACTTGCACAAGATCCAGATCATGCTGATATTCTGGAACATCTTGCAGATTTTTATATGATGGATAATCAGCCTAAAAAAGCTCTTCCACTGTATAAAAAACTTGTTGAAAAATATCCAGAACAACACGTCTTACTCCGAAAAATGGCACAAGTATACTTGAGTATGAAAGATTTACAAATGGCAGAGGTCTTGGTTGATAGAGCGCTTGCACTCCATCCTAATACACCAAAATATGCTATGAATCTTGTAGAAATCTATTATGGTACAGAGAGAAAAAAAGAAGCTCTTACGATGTTAGAACGTATTGTAGAACGAAGACCAAATAATTTGAGTTATCGAACGACATTAGTCAATCTGTATGAAGAATTTGAATTGTATGGTAAGGTTGTGGATGCCTACGAATCTATGTTACTTATCGATCCTACCAATGTTATGCTGAAAAGAAAGCTACTCGAAGCAAGGACACAAATACAGTAAAAGTGTAGAGTTTATAGTGTAGAGTAGTTATGTATCTTATTTATTATCTTATATTATAGTTATGTCGAGAAAAACAGTTATTAAAGTGTTTGCTATTCTTATGATTATTTTTTTGATCTTAGGATCATTTGCTGCTATTGCTCCTTATTTGTAATTTTTATTAGAATCGATATCCATTATTATGAAACTTTCTATAGATCTATCACATAGATATGCATGTATGAGAGCACATACTGCTACTCATCTTCTGCATGCAGAGCTAACGAAAATTTTTCCTCAAACCAAACAAGCTGGTTCGTATGTTGGACCAGATGAGCTGCGTTTTGATTTTTTTGCAGAAAGAGGATTGACGTCTGAAGAGCTAGACTCTATAACTGCTCAGGTCAATCACATCATATCTGCTAACGAAAAGGTATCAGTACAAGAAATGCCCTATGATCAGGCTCTAAAAACAGGAGCGAAGGCATTTTTTGAAGATTCTTATCCAGAGATAGTAAGAGTGGTATCGGTATGATATCAAGGAAATACATCATATTCGGTTGAACTTTGTGGAGGTACTCATGTCGCTGAAACTGGTCAGATTGGTGCGTTTGTTATCATTGAACAAGGTGCAGTAGCAGCAGGAGTAAAAAGAATTACTGCTCTGACTGGTCCGAAAGTAGCAGCCTATGTGGGACAGTTACAGTCACAGATTGATGGTTTAGCTCATAAGGTAGGAGTACCTACTAAACAATTGGAAGCAAAGATAGAAAAGATTCTTGCTGAATCTGATGAAATGAGTACGAAAATTGAGCAACTTTCTGCTGGTCTTATAAAAAGTATCATATGGAAACCAGGACAGATTGAATCCGTATCGTGTGATGCAATTTGGTCATATGAAGATGATATTGCATTGCTTGGGTTATCGTTTGCTGATGCAGTGAATAACATCAAGAGTGTCGCTCAAGATAGATCATGGCTTATGGTATCAGCTACAGGTCAGTATGCACTATCACATAAGCAAGCAAAAGTTATTGTAAAAGAACTTGGTCTTAAAGGTGGTGGTTCTGATACCTTTGTACAGGGGAAAGATGAGAATATAGTGAAAAGTGTACAGTTGAAAGTGTAGAATTCCTTAACTGTTGAGAAATTGTCATTTCGCCTTTTGTCTGCGAAGCTGGTAGGAACGAAGCAATCCATAGTACATTAACCAGTCTCTCAAGTGAGGGATTTTTTTTGAAGACAAAACAACTTGACTTTTATTTACTTTTTTAATATTGTGTTTGTTGAAAATTAAAACATTAAAAACATGAAAACAAAAACAATAATAGAAATTTTAAAAGGAGTCCTTTTTTGTGAATTATATAATCTATTCTTATTGTCTATAATTATTGTAAATTATATTCATAATGATACTTATATTTTTGAAGGATCTAGTGAATATACTGGAACTCCAGAAAAAATGGACATATCGATTAATGAGTGGATATTAACTTTACCTTATTGGGCATTAAAAGAAGAAATACAATTTCGATTACTGCCAATGATGATTTGGTTATTCATAGTATTTTGTTTGAGAATAAAATATAGTGTTTGTGAATTGTA
It encodes:
- a CDS encoding Anaphase-promoting complex, cyclosome, subunit 3, whose translation is MIEFLQNIVFPLELDTLRGWRILLTILVIVGSIVYAILGYVVEKKSGPQEKKKSSSVKSEHRFQQLFTSKQITKDTLHEKVEHIVHEVEAIIDEELGGEEELEGEEEKPLSEIREESLAPSLPRWKKLMGKKAAIVQEEYIQEEENIHQENIQEEHIQEEDIPQSEILMTADTVDQIEQHNKIQIKREEFKADLDYLKKRQKWDEYESKLIEGLAQDPDHADILEHLADFYMMDNQPKKALPLYKKLVEKYPEQHVLLRKMAQVYLSMKDLQMAEVLVDRALALHPNTPKYAMNLVEIYYGTERKKEALTMLERIVERRPNNLSYRTTLVNLYEEFELYGKVVDAYESMLLIDPTNVMLKRKLLEARTQIQ
- the alaS_2 gene encoding Alanine--tRNA ligase; protein product: MKLSIDLSHRYACMRAHTATHLLHAELTKIFPQTKQAGSYVGPDELRFDFFAERGLTSEELDSITAQVNHIISANEKVSVQEMPYDQALKTGAKAFFEDSYPEIVRVVSVGYQGNTSYSVELCGGTHVAETGQIGAFVIIEQGAVAAGVKRITALTGPKVAAYVGQLQSQIDGLAHKVGVPTKQLEAKIEKILAESDEMSTKIEQLSAGLIKSIIWKPGQIESVSCDAIWSYEDDIALLGLSFADAVNNIKSVAQDRSWLMVSATGQYALSHKQAKVIVKELGLKGGGSDTFVQGKDENIVKSVQLKV